A single genomic interval of Pochonia chlamydosporia 170 chromosome 7, whole genome shotgun sequence harbors:
- a CDS encoding sulfate transporter protein (similar to Eutypa lata UCREL1 XP_007794595.1): MARFVDLEEDGDDGASHPPEDLITQTLQAKAQVQIKASEPPAMPSVSTHCSESIARAFQCYPIIASIVSSIDLNTLDALARSCRSVHDGLIQYRNVLLTSTLHCSNEENAVNADELLRYRARASNWHYMEDGRSYNGKSGSCARDMVDECRKCGEVICRNCSIKPPAPVALRERHRRLCRTCIKAPIAALAIPRLDPNLPFDSDAVQQSLCKCETAGVWLCQPCGRSIRGADHEYRSIWRWRNQYGEVLGGLGTGIGDGDRGVICGRGEECLAAKDREQEVDCDAQDARDSGTAPWVNEPPVWTTTSTPSPPALGVSDSPAGSPFGPATPLGALIEEERHERTPSPQLGPGYERHEIEGIGGRVKRKLVRMVRIGACVPEWDDEKGFGGRVLESEIKGCARSWCGWCWRVIPGKKDVSNEKGSSFSGCGNRQCAL; the protein is encoded by the exons ATGGCACGATTCGTTGATTtagaagaagatggcgacgatggcGCTAGTCACCCGCCTGAAGACTTGATTACACAGACACTACAAGCAAAGGCTCAAGTGCAGATTAAAGCTAGTGAGCCTCCGGCGATGCCTTCTGTTTCTACTCATTGCTCAGAGTCAATCGCGAGAGCGTTCCAATGTTATCC TATCATTGCTTCAATCGTCTCGTCCATCGATCTGAATACGTTAGATGCCCTAGCACGCTCGTGTCGTTCGGTACACGATGGCCTCATTCAATACCGCAACGTTCTCCTGACCTCGACGTTACATTGCTCCAACGAGGAAAATGCTGTAAATGCTGATGAATTGCTTCGCTATCGTGCTCGAGCAAGCAACTGGCATTACATGGAAGACGGACGGAGCTATAACGGCAAATCCGGTAGCTGCGCCCGCGACATGGTCGATGAATGCAGAAAGTGTGGCGAAGTGATCTGCCGA AACTGTTCAATAAAGCCACCTGCACCTGTTGCTCTCCGCGAGAGACACCGTAGGTTGTGTAGAACGTGCATCAAAGCACCTATCGCAGCATTGGCGATTCCACGTCTCGACCCTAACTTACCGTTTGACTCCGACGCCGTGCAACAATCGCTTTGCAAATGCGAAACGGCGGGTGTCTGGCTATGCCAGCCGTGCGGTAGAAGCATCCGGGGGGCAGATCATGAGTATCGAAG CATATGGCGGTGGCGCAATCAATATGGCGAGGTGCTTGGTGGACTAGGCACCGGCATCGGAGACGGAGATCGTGGTGTAATTTGTGGTCGAGGCGAAGAGTGTCTCGCTGCCAAAGATCGCGAACAAGAAGTCGACTGCGACGCCCAGGACGCTCGTGACAGCGGCACGGCTCCATGGGTCAATGAGCCTCCAGTATGGACAACAACGTCAACTCCTTCGCCTCCTGCATTGGGTGTGTCTGATAGTCCCGCCGGATCACCCTTTGGGCCTGCCACTCCCCTTGGAGCGTTaattgaagaagagcgcCATGAACGAACTCCATCGCCCCAGCTGGGTCCTGGGTATGAACGACATGAGATTGAAGGAATTGGTGGCCGGGTCAAGCGCAAGCTCGTTCGCATGGTTCGAATTGGCGCCTGCGTCCCGGAATGGGACGACGAGAAGGGCTTTGGTGGCCGCGTGCTAGAGTCGGAAATCAAAGGCTGTGCCCGGAGTTGGTGcggctggtgctggagggTAATTCCGGGGAAAAAAGACGTTAGTAACGAAAAGGGTTCGTCGTTTAGCGGTTGCGGAAACCGCCAGTGTGCCCTGTAA